A genomic segment from Salvia splendens isolate huo1 chromosome 13, SspV2, whole genome shotgun sequence encodes:
- the LOC121760085 gene encoding uncharacterized protein LOC121760085 translates to MALAGNANLSMGETTCVKSPNLWIGETASDLDLCGKRKGGNEIQGAMMAKAKESSPSRQVSEFTDFDGLLENFKDGFTFEEENFDLMRECLESNDTDLIAEMKEGPPYDHQAVLKYIAQVRNSGGFDLDVKLPTYLGSLLVVLIPLDLSKDKNEFPGDSDPDDANHQIPTVREYAYQRARFAIDEINVDMNAKTFELVEVVRAVKTACGGFFMFLTLAVKKVGEAEEEAATITIQAIVLHDLGKPMELKEWRFKPDAQA, encoded by the exons ATGGCACTCGCGGGAAACGCTAATTTGTCGATGGGTGAAACAACTTGTGTAAAATCCCCTAATTTGTGGATTGGAGAAACAGCATCGGATTTGGATTTGTGTGGTAAACGAAAAGGAGGAAACGAGATTCAGGGCGCCATGATGGCAAAGGCAAAGGAATCATCGCCATCGCGGCAGGTATCGGAATTCACAGATTTCGATGGTCTACTCGAAAACTTCAAAGATGGGTTTACGTTCGAAGAGGAAAATTTCGATTTGATGAGAGAATGTTTGGAAAGTAATGATACGGATTTGATAGCGGAAATGAAGGAAGGTCCTCCTTATGACCATCAGGCCGTTCTGAAATACATCGCTCAAGTCCGCAACAGCGGT GGTTTTGATCTGGATGTGAAACTTCCTACTTATCTTGGTAGTTTGTTGGTGGTTTTGATCCCCCTTGATCTATCTAAAGATAAGAATGAATTCCCCGGTGATAGTGATCCTGATGATGCCAATCATCAAATACCTACTGTGCGTGAATATGCTTATCAGAGAGCAAGGTTTGCTATTGATGAAATCAATGTTGACATG AATGCCAAAACTTTTGAGCTTGTGGAAGTTGTCAGGGCTGTCAAGACGGCCTGCGGCGGCTTTTTCATGTTTTTGACCCTGGCTGTGAAAAAAGTCGGGGAGGCTGAAGAAGAAGCTGCTACTATCACTATCCAAGCAATTGTCTTACATGACCTGGGTAAACCTATGGAGCTCAAGGAGTGGAGGTTCAAGCCCGACGCCCAAGCTTGA